A single genomic interval of Coccidioides posadasii str. Silveira chromosome 1, complete sequence harbors:
- the SED5_1 gene encoding cis-Golgi t-SNARE syntaxin, variant 2 (BUSCO:382001at4751~EggNog:ENOG410PGDE~COG:U~TransMembrane:1 (i228-247o)~BUSCO:10390at33183) has translation MEIVAKRKSLFDDRPVEISELTYVIKQDLASLNSQIAALQALTLSQHPKASRSLADQEGQHNDNVVVMLQGKLADVGANFKEVLEVRTKNIQASRSRTENFISSVSSKSQHALNPQRSDSPLYNPPRSRSPQPPSSDLLTLEPSQLMMMEEAQQPSNTYIQARGEAIEAIERTINELGGIFGQLATMVSEQSEMIQRIDANTEDVVDNVQGAHRELLKYWSRVSGNRWLIAKMFGVLMIFFLLWVLISG, from the exons ATGGAAATAGTGGCAAAGAGAAAGTCTCTCTTCGATGACCGACCTGTCGAGATCTCCGAGTTGACCTATGTCATCAAACAGGATCTCGCATCCTTGAACTCTCAGATTGCTGCTCTCCAGGCTCTCACGCTCTCCCAACACCCCAAAGCTTCCCGAAGTCTTGCAGACCAGGAAGGGCAGCATAACGACAAT GTTGTGGTTATGCTTCAAGGAAAATTGGCCGATGTCGGTGCCAACTTCAAGGAGGTTCTCGAAGTGCGCACCAAGAACATTCAGGCCTCCCGGTCGAGAACAGAAAACTTCATCTCCTCTGTCTCCTCCAAATCCCAGCATGCACTGAATCCCCAACGATCCGATTCTCCTTTATACAACCCACCGAGGAGCCGCAGCCCACAGCCACCCTCATCTGATCTACTTACGCTGGAACCTTCGcagctgatgatgatggaAGAAGCGCAGCAGCCGTCCAACACGTACATTCAAGCTCGAGGGGAAGCGATCGAAGCTATAGAACGGACGATCAACGAGCTCGGGGGCATCTTTGGGCAACTAGCAACGATGGTGAGCGAGCAGTCCGAGATGATCCAGCGGATCGACGCCAACACGGAAGATGTCGTGGATAACGTGCAAGGGGCGCATCGAGAACTGCTGAAATACTGGTCGAGGGTGTCGGGGAACCGATGGCTTATAGCAAAAATGTTCGGGGTTTTAATG atcttcttcctcttaTGGGTTTTAATATCCGGATGA
- the RIM9 gene encoding regulator of ime2 (SECRETED:SignalP(1-26)~EggNog:ENOG410PII9~COG:U~TransMembrane:3 (n11-22c26/27o86-109i121-147o153-175i)~BUSCO:6216at33183): protein MLLKPATPLSVLLLVAFLLLLLSVLSTPVIKSIPIATFENVRFGVFGYCQGSDCSGIRVGYPADGIFGDSNRDGDFNLPATIRHTLSALLIVHPIAAFLAFICFALAAAAHLHSPSHSPRYLLGLLILLLPTLLVSLLAFLVDILLFVPYLQWGGWIVLGATILLTSSGVVTCAMRRTLVSRKARKRRIAENAEMSGENYYNRQIVVKVDVPPSSSPAPSQPQTTATATTGNSFNPSNDDGYRRNGSPGRLSPPEPAGYPQPPRVSPEDNAGVSLQDPYGSSYPAQSNPNLRNQFSNTSMRSIRSDGSSYRQRGRAPPYPLPRGRGRPPGGPRAFPPGGRGRGPPRPGPSRRGRGRPPPGYPPQSRGYPANDYLGYGPGRRYGDRSDFDQGIEMQTPPNNIPGGHRDPATDNLRSPTSIYSADAPYVPPRTNWTPQEYPSLELPSNQRPPLSPLGPSTQPRDMTRSPPNINPHPPSSYYEDVEPRFALPMNGVESADVPSSLVPGSSGEPLLRNSSDGLPAGARSSAVSETSHFTSISQRGINPKWRPADSENPKPKIHQRQDVLLSNPDFALPTGRARANTATGGRMPAPSMPTIPGTPTGYRSEARFPF from the exons ATGTTGCTGAAACCAGCGACCCCTCTTTCCGTTCTGCTGCTGGTCGctttccttctcctcctcctgtCTGTCCTATCAACCCCCGTCATCAAATCAATCCCCATCGCCACCTTTGAAAATGTCCGCTTCGGCGTCTTCGGGTACTGCCAAGGCAGCGACTGCAGTGGAATTCGTGTCGGCTATCCTGCTG ACGGCATCTTCGGTGATTCAAACAGGGACGGAGATTTCAACCTCCCTGCCACCATTCGCCATACACTCTCGGCCTTGTTGATAGTCCACCCTATCGCTGCCTTCCTGGCTTTCATCTGCTTTGCGCTGGCCGCTGCTGCCCATCTACACTCACCGTCTCACTCGCCACGTTACCTACTGGGTCTCCTAATCCTCCTGCTACCGACGCTTCTCGTCTCTCTACTAGCGTTCCTGGTCGATATCCTTCTCTTCGTCCCCTATCTGCAATGGGGTGGCTGGATTGTCCTCGGCGCAACCATCCTGCTCACCTCCAGTGGTGTCGTCACGTGTGCAATGCGACGCACCTTGGTTAGCAGAAAAGCCCGGAAACGGAGGATAGCTGAGAATGCGGAAATGAGCGGCGAGAATTACTATAACCGCCAGATCGTCGTCAAAGTCGACGTCCCCCCGAGTTCAAGTCCCGCGCCTAGCCAACCTCAAACCACCGCCACTGCGACGACTGGAAATAGTTTCAACCCGTCAAACGACGACGGATATCGTCGAAACGGGTCGCCTGGTCGACTCTCCCCTCCAGAGCCTGCAGGATATCCACAACCACCTCGTGTTTCTCCCGAAGATAATGCCGGCGTCTCCCTTCAAGATCCCTATGGCTCATCTTACCCCGCTCAGTCTAATCCTAATTTGCGGAATCAGTTCTCAAATACAAGCATGCGATCCATCAGAAGCGATGGATCATCCTATCGCCAGAGGGGTCGCGCCCCGCCATACCCCCTTCCCAGAGGGAGGGGCCGTCCTCCCGGTGGGCCTCGGGCCTTTCCTCCCGGTGGAAGGGGCAGGGGTCCCCCGCGCCCTGGTCCGTCAAGGAGAGGTCGTGGTAGACCCCCTCCCGGGTATCCTCCCCAGTCGAGAGGCTACCCTGCGAACGATTACTTGGGATATGGTCCTGGACGTAGATACGGTGATCGAAGTGATTTCGACCAAGGCATTGAGATGCAAACACCACCTAACAATATTCCTGGTGGACATCGTGACCCAGCAACCGATAACCTCAGAAGCCCAACCAGCATTTATAGCGCTGATGC TCCCTATGTCCCGCCGCGAACTAACTGGACTCCGCAAGAATACCCTTCTCTAGAACTACCAAGTAATCAACGCCCGCCGCTCAGCCCGCTAGGTCCCAGCACTCAACCCCGCGATATGACTCGCTCTCCGCCTAACATCAACCCACATCCACCTAGCAGCTATTATGAAGACGTGGAGCCCCGATTCGCATTACCAATGAACGGAGTGGAGTCGGCCGACGTCCCTTCCTCGCTGGTACCAGGCTCTTCTGGTGAGCCCCTTCTGCGAAATTCATCCGATGGCTTGCCTGCTGGCGCACGCTCATCCGCAGTTAGCGAAACCAGTCACTTCACATCCATTTCGCAAAGGGGAATAAACCCCAAATGGCGACCAGCGGATTCCGAGAACCCTAAACCAAAGATCCACCAACGTCAGGACGTTCTGCTTAGTAATCCAGATTTTGCGCTACCGACAGGCAGAGCCCGTGCTAATACGGCAACCGGCGGTAGAATGCCGGCTCCATCAATGCCAACGATTCCGGGAACCCCCACAGGATATAGGAGTGAAGCAAGGTTTCCTTTTTAA
- the SED5_1 gene encoding cis-Golgi t-SNARE syntaxin, variant 3 (BUSCO:382001at4751~EggNog:ENOG410PGDE~COG:U), translated as MEIVAKRKSLFDDRPVEISELTYVIKQDLASLNSQIAALQALTLSQHPKASRSLADQEGQHNDNVVVMLQGKLADVGANFKEVLEVRTKNIQASRSRTENFISSVSSKSQHALNPQRSDSPLYNPPRSRSPQPPSSDLLTLEPSQLMMMEEAQQPSNTYIQARGEAIEAIERTINELGGIFGQLATMVSEQSEMIQRIDANTEDVVDNVQGAHRELLKYWSRVSGNRWLIAKMFGVLMVSAKLHT; from the exons ATGGAAATAGTGGCAAAGAGAAAGTCTCTCTTCGATGACCGACCTGTCGAGATCTCCGAGTTGACCTATGTCATCAAACAGGATCTCGCATCCTTGAACTCTCAGATTGCTGCTCTCCAGGCTCTCACGCTCTCCCAACACCCCAAAGCTTCCCGAAGTCTTGCAGACCAGGAAGGGCAGCATAACGACAAT GTTGTGGTTATGCTTCAAGGAAAATTGGCCGATGTCGGTGCCAACTTCAAGGAGGTTCTCGAAGTGCGCACCAAGAACATTCAGGCCTCCCGGTCGAGAACAGAAAACTTCATCTCCTCTGTCTCCTCCAAATCCCAGCATGCACTGAATCCCCAACGATCCGATTCTCCTTTATACAACCCACCGAGGAGCCGCAGCCCACAGCCACCCTCATCTGATCTACTTACGCTGGAACCTTCGcagctgatgatgatggaAGAAGCGCAGCAGCCGTCCAACACGTACATTCAAGCTCGAGGGGAAGCGATCGAAGCTATAGAACGGACGATCAACGAGCTCGGGGGCATCTTTGGGCAACTAGCAACGATGGTGAGCGAGCAGTCCGAGATGATCCAGCGGATCGACGCCAACACGGAAGATGTCGTGGATAACGTGCAAGGGGCGCATCGAGAACTGCTGAAATACTGGTCGAGGGTGTCGGGGAACCGATGGCTTATAGCAAAAATGTTCGGGGTTTTAATGGTGAGTGCGAAGTTACATACCTGA
- a CDS encoding uncharacterized protein (EggNog:ENOG410PI2Q~COG:S) — translation MDSKSQTQPKEQIATSSEMTKELATHLALVDRSPTDGEKPARSRMIEQLKISPLHSSKVRATFEVNNKSENNENQSEGEEVFPQYGLLGQRLQTYGYGSEDIPVGEPVDNLIYTNSNAPWSTFICGSQGSGKSHTLSCMLENVLLAPSRTGKLARPLTGLVLHYDRFSSIETGQPCEAAYLCSSGIPVRVLVSPSHYQAMKKLYENLEGLPEGAPKPVVSKLKFVEKHLSISMMKTLMAVDSESQEPLYMEIVTKILREMAQEDGNSSIDFNKFKSKLAEQALAPNQKSSLNLRMSLLESFLEIEQAGGFRRSAKAARSGTARQLDEKWKFNEGSLTIVDLSCPFVSANDACALFNICLSVFLKGRGLGNRMIALDEAHKFLVNTNREANELTESLLTIIRQQRHLGTRLIIATQEPNLSPKLLDLCDVTIVHRFTSPEWFKALQDHLAGAVVGISSDERSKFSPNSLFTKIVLLDTGEALVFSANGVLDILEPEGNCKRNSESTGLEHDEHNDEVLVSNDNAFTAWKLGPRYFRMKVRMRTTTDGGRSILAK, via the exons ATGGACAGCAAATCCCAAACACAGCCAAAGGAACAAATTGCAACTAGCTCCGAAATGACAAAGGAACTAGCCACCCATCTAGCACTTGTCGACAGAAGCCCCACTGATGGGGAGAAACCAGCGAGAAGTCGGATGATAGAGCAACTGAAAATCTCCCCGCTGCATTCCTCAAAAGTGCGCGCTACGTTCGAGGTAAACAATAAAAGTGAGAATAACGAAAATCAATCTGAGGGAGAAGAAGTCTTTCCGCAGTACGGCTTACTGGGCCAGCGTCTCCAAACGTATGGGTACGGAAGCGAAGATATTCCAGTCGGGGAACCGGTAGATAATTTGATCTATACCAATAGCAATGCCCCGTGGTCGACTTTTATCTGTGGGAGCCAAGGTAGTGGGAAAAGCCATACCTTGTCATGCATGCTGGAAAACGTTCTTCTAGCTCCATCGCGAACGGGAAAATTAGCGAGACCACTAACGGGCCTTGTGCTCCATTATGACCGGTTCTCCAGCATTGAAACTGGTCAGCCGTGTGAAGCAGCATATCTTTGTTCGTCCGGAATTCCAGTCCGCGTTCTTGTATCTCCAAGCCATTATCAAGCCATGAAGAAGCTGTACGAGAATCTGGAAGGGCTACCGGAAGGCGCGCCAAAGCCAGTTGTGTCGAAATTGAAATTTGTGGAAAAACACCTAAGTATCTCGATGATGAAGACTCTCATGGCCGTGGACAGCGAGAGCCAAGAGCCATTGTACATGGAG ATTGTGACCAAAATCCTCCGCGAAATGGCACAAGAAGATGGGAATAGTAGCATCGATTTCAACAAGTTCAAGTCGAAATTGGCTGAGCAAGCCCTCGCTCCCAATCAGAAATCCTCGCTAAATCTAAGGATGAGCCTACTTGAGTCCTTCCTCGAGATCGAGCAAGCAGGGGGTTTCCGCCGAAGCGCAAAGGCAGCGCGATCCGGCACCGCTCGCCAGCTCGATGAAAAGTGGAAATTCAACGAGGGTTCCCTGACCATTGTGGACCTTAGTTGTCCATTCGTAAGTGCCAACGATGCTTGTGCCTTGTTCAATATATGCCTCAGCGTCTTTCTGAAAGGTCGTGGGCTAGGGAACCGGATGATAGCACTGGATGAGGCCCACAAG TTTCTTGTCAACACCAATCGAGAAGCCAACGAATTGACGGAAAGTCTTCTTACCATAATCCGTCAGCAACGGCACTTAGGGACCCGGCTAATCATTGCGACACAAGAACCTAATCTCTCCCCAAAGCTGCTGGACCTCTGTGATGTCACAATTGTTCACCGATTCACGTCACCTGAATGGTTTAAAGCCCTCCAAGACCATCTAGCCGGAGCGGTTGTCGGCATTTCCTCAGATGAACGGTCAAAATTCAGCCCGAACAGTTTATTTACTAAGATAGTGTTGCTGGACACGGGAGAAGCTCTAGTGTTCAGCGCCAATGGGGTGCTGGATATTCTGGAGCCTGAGGGAAACTGTAAGAGAAACTCCGAGAGTACAGGATTAGAACATGACGAACACAACGATGAAGTACTGGTGAGCAATGATAATGCTTTCACTGCGTGGAAATTGGGTCCACGCTATTTTAGGATGAAGGTTCGCATGCGGACCACTACAGATGGTGGGCGGAGCATCCTCGCGAAATAG
- the SED5_1 gene encoding cis-Golgi t-SNARE syntaxin (BUSCO:382001at4751~EggNog:ENOG410PGDE~COG:U~TransMembrane:1 (i301-320o)~BUSCO:10390at33183): MGVIPIQDRTSEFRSILGQAQKRLAASKADAHRQALLRQESHSQNATPKKSEFARRAAEIGRAITATTAKLQRLAQLAKRKSLFDDRPVEISELTYVIKQDLASLNSQIAALQALTLSQHPKASRSLADQEGQHNDNVVVMLQGKLADVGANFKEVLEVRTKNIQASRSRTENFISSVSSKSQHALNPQRSDSPLYNPPRSRSPQPPSSDLLTLEPSQLMMMEEAQQPSNTYIQARGEAIEAIERTINELGGIFGQLATMVSEQSEMIQRIDANTEDVVDNVQGAHRELLKYWSRVSGNRWLIAKMFGVLMIFFLLWVLISG; this comes from the exons ATGGGAGTCATCCCAATCCAAGATCGAACGTCCGAGTTTCGATCTATCCTCGGCCAGGCCCAGAAACGACTGGCCGCATCGAAAGCCGACGCCCATCGCCAGGCCCTCCTTCGCCAGGAGAGCCATTCACAGAATGCAACGCCCAAAAAGTCAGAGTTTGCCAGGCGTGCGGCAGAGATCGGAAGAGCCATCACCGCAACAACTGCGAAGCTACAGCGACTCGCGCAGC TGGCAAAGAGAAAGTCTCTCTTCGATGACCGACCTGTCGAGATCTCCGAGTTGACCTATGTCATCAAACAGGATCTCGCATCCTTGAACTCTCAGATTGCTGCTCTCCAGGCTCTCACGCTCTCCCAACACCCCAAAGCTTCCCGAAGTCTTGCAGACCAGGAAGGGCAGCATAACGACAAT GTTGTGGTTATGCTTCAAGGAAAATTGGCCGATGTCGGTGCCAACTTCAAGGAGGTTCTCGAAGTGCGCACCAAGAACATTCAGGCCTCCCGGTCGAGAACAGAAAACTTCATCTCCTCTGTCTCCTCCAAATCCCAGCATGCACTGAATCCCCAACGATCCGATTCTCCTTTATACAACCCACCGAGGAGCCGCAGCCCACAGCCACCCTCATCTGATCTACTTACGCTGGAACCTTCGcagctgatgatgatggaAGAAGCGCAGCAGCCGTCCAACACGTACATTCAAGCTCGAGGGGAAGCGATCGAAGCTATAGAACGGACGATCAACGAGCTCGGGGGCATCTTTGGGCAACTAGCAACGATGGTGAGCGAGCAGTCCGAGATGATCCAGCGGATCGACGCCAACACGGAAGATGTCGTGGATAACGTGCAAGGGGCGCATCGAGAACTGCTGAAATACTGGTCGAGGGTGTCGGGGAACCGATGGCTTATAGCAAAAATGTTCGGGGTTTTAATG atcttcttcctcttaTGGGTTTTAATATCCGGATGA
- a CDS encoding uncharacterized protein (EggNog:ENOG41KOG1252~COG:E), whose product MAAIKGYKCIITLSEKMSLEKEQILHALGARVVRTPAGVPIDSPDSIISVAKRLRNEIPRSFILDQYTNPANPAAHEFGTAEEIWHQTQGKVDAVISGAGTGGTITGIAKGMKKHNPDVFLVGVDPVGSILAIPERLNETKGEYKVEGIGYDFLPDVLDQTSPDLWVKTTDKDSFKLARRLVREEGLLCGGSAGATVAALVQFMEQHPEFNKEEKLIVLILADGLRNYLTKFADDNWMKQNGYAVDAGA is encoded by the coding sequence ATGGCAGCCATCAAGGGCTACAAGTGCATCATCACTCTGTCTGAGAAGATGTCTCTAGAAAAGGAGCAGATACTCCACGCGCTGGGTGCCAGGGTCGTCCGCACACCCGCCGGCGTGCCCATTGATTCACCGGACTCCATCATCAGCGTAGCAAAGCGCCTCCGAAATGAGATCCCTCGTTCTTTTATCCTAGACCAATACACAAACCCCGCGAATCCTGCTGCCCATGAATTTGGAACGGCGGAGGAAATCTGGCATCAAACACAGGGCAAAGTCGATGCGGTGATCAGTGGAGCTGGGACTGGGGGAACCATCACCGGCATCGCCAAAGGGATGAAAAAGCATAATCCGGACGTCTTTCTTGTTGGGGTTGATCCAGTAGGATCAATCCTTGCGATCCCCGAGAGGCTGAATGAGACCAAGGGAGAATACAAAGTCGAAGGTATCGGGTATGACTTTCTGCCTGATGTTTTAGACCAGACGTCGCCGGACCTATGGGTCAAAACCACCGACAAGGACTCCTTCAAACTCGCCCGGAGGCTGGTGCGGGAGGAAGGGTTGCTATGCGGTGGATCGGCCGGTGCCACCGTTGCGGCCTTGGTTCAATTCATGGAGCAGCATCCGGAATTCAACAAGGAGGAGAAACTCATTGTGCTGATCCTTGCAGACGGCCTCAGGAACTATCTGACCAAATTCGCGGACGACAATTGGATGAAACAGAATGGTTACGCAGTCGATGCCGGCGCGTAA
- a CDS encoding uncharacterized protein (EggNog:ENOG410PW1E) has translation MARRLEEPSFEASHTRNVHLYDNEGQILGGVFQNESLTHHRFYNFCSRFLVFPPENAPWRIFALNHDGSAGNQIAADATNLAPGRYIILGPDGTPVPVSLSAEPYPRRVLSRTADSKLTPRRAYFRQVVRFRDRDCMISGMRNPLADLGRYTGLEVAHIFPQARVIEWRQRGFQQLVTDNSAAYLIGTSKIHSPQNGILLSSVVHALFDNFSLAINPDDGYLITSFMPDTLGIDGRILDPRCRNDADINRVNDHLLRWHFHTAVVANMRGVATEPSWEMDFPDGDMMGEILGTPDAALRMETELFHRLGPGENAFDEGIQAESSQNICIIT, from the exons ATGGCTCGACGCCTTGAAGAGCCGTCATTCGAAGCCTCTCACACACGCAATGTTCACCTATATGACAATGAAGGTCAAATTCTTGGAG GTGTTTTCCAAAATGAGTCCTTGACACACCACCGTTTTTACAACTTCTGCTCGCGCTTCCTCGTTTTCCCCCCCGAAAATGCGCCATGGCGTATATTTGCACTCAATCATGATGGTTCTGCTGGAAACCAGATTGCTGCGGATGCAACCAATCTTGCTCCCGGGCGCTACATAATTCTCGGGCCCGATGGTACTCCAGTTCCTGTCTCTCTCAGCGCCGAGCCATACCCTCGTCGAGTTCTATCACGAACGGCAGATAGCAAATTGACTCCGAGG CGAGCGTATTTTCGACAAGTTGTAAGATTCCGTGACCGTGACTGCATGATAAGTGGCATGCGGAATCCTTTGGCTGATCTCGGGAGATACACTGGCCTTGAAGTCGCGCACATCTTTCCCCAAGCTAGAGTAATTGAATGGAGACAAAGGGGCTTCCAGCAACTTGTCACGGACAATTCGGCAGCTTATCTCATTGGGACTTCAAAGATCCATTCGCCACAGAACGGTATCCTGCTTTCAAGTGTTGTCCACGCACTTTTTGATAACTTTTCACTTGCTATCAACCCAGAC GATGGCTACCTAATTACGTCATTTATGCCCGACACTCTTGGAATTGATGGTCGTATCCTCGACCCTCGATGCCGAAACGATGCGGATATCAATAGAGTCAACGACCACCTTCTTCGTTGGCATTTTCACACAGCTGTTGTGGCAAACATGAGAGGAGTGGCCACGGAACCATCCTGGGAAATGGATTTTCCTGACGGTGATATGATGGGAGAGATTCTGGGAACACCCGATGCAGCTCTGCGAATGGAGACTGAATTATTTCATCGTCTTGGCCCTGGCGAAAATGCGTTTGACGAGGGGATACAAGCTGAATCCTCACAAAATATATGTATTATAACTTAG